The Campylobacter sp. MIT 12-8780 genome has a window encoding:
- a CDS encoding efflux RND transporter periplasmic adaptor subunit, translating into MKKVLCLFFAVLSLKAEEIYASFDVYALHQSKLAFESGGIVKEIKIEPSSVVKKGDVLIILENSSELIGLQNAQNKLALAEIAFKNAQSKMDKFKEVQSMIDTQSFEDIEANFKRAGLELESAKINVKHFENLLDKKSLKAPFDGIIAAKFVELGQGVAPISQAVLEIYSYPEVKLVLSFDEKYKDKVKVGQNYRFKLKGQDKEQSAKISLVYPSIEPKTRKIFAEVKSSHLTPGLFGEGVIIAE; encoded by the coding sequence GTGAAAAAAGTTTTGTGTTTGTTTTTTGCTGTTTTAAGCTTAAAGGCTGAGGAAATTTATGCAAGCTTTGATGTGTATGCTCTTCATCAAAGCAAACTTGCCTTTGAAAGCGGTGGCATAGTTAAAGAGATCAAAATAGAGCCTTCAAGTGTAGTAAAAAAGGGCGATGTTTTAATCATACTTGAAAACTCAAGCGAGCTTATAGGCTTACAAAACGCACAAAATAAACTTGCACTTGCTGAAATAGCCTTTAAAAACGCACAAAGCAAGATGGATAAATTTAAAGAAGTGCAAAGCATGATCGATACACAAAGCTTTGAGGATATAGAAGCAAACTTTAAACGCGCAGGCTTAGAGCTTGAAAGTGCAAAAATCAATGTTAAGCATTTTGAAAACCTGCTTGATAAAAAAAGCTTAAAGGCTCCATTTGATGGCATAATAGCGGCTAAATTTGTCGAGCTTGGACAAGGGGTTGCGCCGATTTCTCAAGCTGTGCTTGAGATTTATTCGTATCCAGAAGTAAAACTTGTACTTAGTTTTGATGAGAAGTATAAGGACAAGGTTAAAGTGGGACAAAATTATCGTTTTAAGCTTAAAGGGCAAGATAAAGAACAAAGTGCAAAAATCAGCCTTGTATATCCTAGTATAGAGCCAAAAACAAGAAAGATTTTTGCAGAAGTAAAAAGTTCTCATCTTACGCCCGGACTTTTTGGAGAAGGCGTTATTATCGCTGAATAA
- a CDS encoding TolC family protein: MKKWLFVSILPLFLSASNLNELIELSLKNETYLTKELQSQKAYEEKRAAFRAYLPSLSVQGAYVANNKDRFIIDPKESLYAKLSLSVLLYDAGGREAKLKSLESLHKLAKLNQEYSKNYLFFQASTLFLNYQSVQALIKASEQKELFLNENLKRLEAFYKTGLSSKEELESVRAKAALVKLELAKNKLQLLEISKNIQELCGQNFIPQGNASLKEPGYQSSNSLEIIIAQEQSILAKHQLQSVRAEYFPRFFLQNNLGFYKNNFDIDIPNSPILPLQDFANKYLQKHSTNNQFILGFEWKIFDFGATKAKVEAARLEVQMMSLNAAYTQRKNKLELNYLIDELKVLKEQINALELSLNASKLAFESVDKKYKAGLKSYTEYLQSLENLFQTRANLELVKNEFEIAKARYYFNAGISIKERIAS, translated from the coding sequence GTGAAAAAATGGCTCTTTGTTAGCATTTTGCCTTTATTTTTAAGCGCTTCAAATTTAAACGAGCTTATCGAATTGAGCTTGAAAAATGAAACATATTTAACTAAAGAATTACAAAGTCAAAAAGCTTATGAAGAAAAGCGGGCTGCATTTAGAGCGTATCTACCAAGCCTAAGCGTGCAAGGAGCGTATGTTGCAAACAACAAAGATCGTTTCATCATCGATCCTAAAGAAAGCTTGTATGCAAAACTTTCTTTAAGCGTCTTGCTTTATGATGCAGGAGGAAGGGAGGCAAAGCTCAAAAGCCTTGAAAGCTTACACAAACTTGCCAAGCTTAATCAAGAATACAGCAAAAACTATCTCTTTTTTCAAGCAAGCACCTTGTTTTTAAACTATCAAAGTGTGCAAGCGTTAATCAAAGCAAGCGAGCAAAAAGAACTCTTTTTAAATGAAAATCTCAAACGCCTTGAAGCCTTTTATAAAACCGGCTTAAGCTCAAAAGAAGAGCTTGAAAGCGTAAGAGCAAAAGCTGCTCTTGTCAAACTTGAGCTGGCTAAAAATAAACTTCAATTGCTTGAAATTTCAAAAAATATCCAAGAGCTTTGCGGACAAAACTTTATCCCGCAAGGCAATGCAAGCCTTAAAGAACCGGGTTATCAAAGCTCAAATTCGCTTGAAATCATCATCGCGCAAGAACAAAGCATACTTGCAAAACACCAACTTCAAAGCGTAAGGGCTGAATATTTTCCGCGTTTTTTCCTACAGAACAATCTTGGTTTTTATAAAAATAACTTTGATATTGACATACCAAATTCGCCTATCTTGCCTTTGCAAGACTTTGCTAACAAATACTTGCAAAAACATTCAACAAATAATCAATTCATACTTGGTTTTGAATGGAAAATTTTTGATTTTGGCGCAACAAAGGCTAAGGTTGAGGCTGCACGACTTGAAGTGCAAATGATGAGCTTAAATGCTGCTTATACACAAAGAAAAAACAAGCTTGAACTCAACTATCTTATCGATGAACTCAAAGTTTTAAAAGAACAAATTAATGCTCTTGAGCTAAGCTTAAATGCAAGCAAGCTTGCCTTTGAAAGCGTGGATAAAAAATATAAAGCTGGTTTAAAATCTTATACTGAATATCTTCAAAGCTTAGAAAATCTTTTTCAAACAAGGGCGAATTTAGAACTTGTGAAAAATGAATTTGAAATCGCTAAGGCAAGGTATTATTTTAATGCTGGTATAAGCATAAAAGAAAGGATAGCTTCGTGA
- the miaB gene encoding tRNA (N6-isopentenyl adenosine(37)-C2)-methylthiotransferase MiaB: MSAKKLFIQTLGCAMNVRDSEHIIAELTQKEDYSLTEDIKEADLILINTCSVREKPVHKLFSEVGGFEKVKKKGAKIGVCGCTASHLGSEIFKRAPYVDFVLGARNISKITQAVKTPKFLGTDINFDESEFAFADFRNSLYKSFINISIGCDKHCTYCIVPHTRGDEVSIPFSIIFKEAQKAVERGAKEIFLLGQNVNNYGKRFSNVHEKMDFPDLLERLSEIENLERIRFTSPHPLHMDDKFLKVFANNEKVCKAMHMPLQSGSNEILKAMKRGYTKEWYLNRAFKLRELCPTASISTDIIVAFPGESEKDFEETMQVIEKVRFEQIFSFKYSKRPLTPAANMPQQVDEATASRRLTQLQTRHNEILDEIVAKHNGAEFDVLFEELRANSAVAGRTNNNFLVQIQGSEELLGQIKRVKITNAKRMVLYGEAV, encoded by the coding sequence TTGAGCGCGAAGAAGTTATTTATCCAAACTTTAGGCTGCGCGATGAATGTCAGAGACAGCGAGCATATCATCGCTGAGCTCACTCAAAAAGAAGATTATAGCCTAACTGAGGATATCAAAGAAGCTGATCTTATACTTATCAATACCTGCTCAGTGCGTGAAAAGCCAGTGCATAAGCTTTTTAGCGAAGTAGGTGGCTTTGAAAAAGTGAAAAAAAAGGGTGCAAAAATAGGTGTTTGCGGTTGCACGGCTTCGCATTTGGGAAGTGAGATTTTTAAACGCGCACCTTATGTGGATTTTGTTTTAGGCGCTAGAAATATTTCTAAGATTACTCAAGCTGTAAAAACTCCTAAATTTTTAGGCACGGATATAAACTTTGATGAGAGCGAATTTGCTTTTGCAGACTTTAGAAATAGCCTTTATAAAAGCTTTATCAATATCAGCATAGGTTGTGATAAGCACTGCACTTACTGCATAGTGCCACATACTAGGGGCGATGAGGTGTCTATCCCTTTTTCAATTATCTTTAAAGAAGCTCAAAAGGCTGTTGAAAGGGGAGCAAAAGAGATTTTTTTGCTGGGACAAAATGTAAATAACTACGGCAAACGTTTTTCAAATGTCCATGAAAAAATGGACTTTCCTGATTTGCTTGAACGTTTAAGTGAGATTGAAAATTTAGAGCGAATCCGCTTTACCAGCCCTCACCCTTTGCATATGGATGATAAATTTTTAAAAGTTTTTGCAAATAATGAAAAAGTATGCAAAGCTATGCATATGCCTTTACAAAGCGGCTCAAATGAAATTTTAAAGGCAATGAAGCGAGGTTATACTAAAGAATGGTATTTAAATAGAGCCTTTAAGTTAAGAGAGCTTTGCCCTACAGCAAGCATTTCAACTGATATTATCGTGGCGTTTCCCGGAGAAAGTGAAAAAGATTTTGAGGAGACTATGCAAGTGATTGAAAAAGTGCGTTTTGAGCAAATTTTTTCTTTCAAGTATTCAAAACGTCCTTTAACTCCAGCTGCAAATATGCCTCAACAAGTTGATGAAGCTACGGCTTCAAGACGTTTAACTCAGCTACAAACTAGACATAATGAAATTTTAGATGAGATCGTGGCTAAGCACAATGGAGCCGAGTTTGATGTGCTTTTTGAAGAACTTCGTGCAAATTCAGCCGTAGCTGGAAGAACAAATAATAACTTCTTAGTGCAAATTCAAGGAAGTGAAGAGCTTTTAGGGCAGATAAAACGCGTGAAAATCACGAATGCAAAGCGTATGGTGCTGTATGGGGAAGCAGTTTAA
- a CDS encoding HP0268 family nuclease, with translation MDLKLARELPHEKPKTIALKKIEEAVDQEGQSFFYFDKENSHKDLLALVAHFEKKGLSVYHRVVRYGLDDEDYMYEVHIL, from the coding sequence ATGGATTTAAAATTAGCAAGAGAATTACCTCACGAAAAGCCAAAAACTATAGCTTTAAAAAAGATTGAAGAAGCTGTTGATCAAGAAGGGCAGAGCTTTTTTTATTTTGATAAAGAAAACTCACATAAAGATTTACTTGCTCTTGTGGCTCATTTTGAAAAAAAGGGTTTGAGTGTATATCACCGAGTTGTGCGTTATGGGCTTGATGATGAGGATTATATGTATGAGGTGCATATTCTTTGA
- a CDS encoding lysophospholipid acyltransferase family protein, producing MGKQFKIAFLARVLFCLQWLLFLTCKKSYIGQRLEYKPFVILFWHGRLALMPFAFRYFEHKQKKAFVVISQHKDGELITQNIELFGINTIRGSSSKGGANVLRKAFKVLEQNDDVVITPDGPRGPFRSISDGSVLIAQKKNLPIVLLNYEASRYWEFKSWDKMILPKPFSRIRYRISDPIDIKNLELNEAKQIISEKFAIITKEDSF from the coding sequence ATGGGGAAGCAGTTTAAAATAGCTTTTTTGGCAAGAGTGCTTTTTTGCTTGCAATGGCTTTTGTTTTTAACTTGCAAGAAAAGCTATATAGGACAAAGGCTTGAATATAAGCCCTTTGTGATCTTATTTTGGCATGGGCGTTTAGCGTTAATGCCCTTTGCGTTTAGGTATTTTGAGCATAAGCAAAAAAAGGCTTTTGTTGTGATTTCTCAGCATAAAGATGGCGAGCTTATCACTCAAAATATAGAGCTTTTTGGTATCAATACCATTCGTGGAAGCTCTTCAAAAGGTGGTGCAAATGTCCTTAGAAAAGCTTTTAAAGTTTTAGAACAAAATGACGATGTAGTAATCACGCCTGATGGTCCAAGGGGTCCTTTTAGGAGCATTTCTGATGGCTCGGTTTTAATCGCTCAAAAAAAAAATCTTCCCATAGTGCTTTTAAACTATGAAGCAAGCAGGTATTGGGAATTTAAGAGCTGGGATAAGATGATTTTACCTAAGCCTTTTTCAAGGATTAGATATAGAATTTCTGATCCTATTGATATAAAAAATTTAGAATTAAACGAGGCGAAGCAAATAATAAGCGAAAAATTTGCTATCATTACAAAAGAAGATAGTTTTTAA
- a CDS encoding efflux RND transporter permease subunit — protein sequence MYKLAINRPITTLMFFVALIIFGLISAFSMPINLYPRVNIPLIKITAATSGDLSFIESKITKEIENAISEIDGIKNISSASYDNFSISVVEFELSKDLEIAANDVRDKIGALSLSVKPKIEKISSDAGSIISLFISSKSKDSLHLMRSVDEKLKPFLQRILGVGKIETIGFLKPQIRIKLDPEKLSKYHLNAQDVAQIIQSQNFKQALGELENDKENFIIKGYFEATNLEELGQIRLMPGVFLSDIAKIEQGYEDAKQDAFFEGQNGVLLEINKISGYNALEAIKNVKAKLGEFEKLAGADLSVKVVYDKSENISKHLMQVIFDLILGVILTMTIVFLFLRNLSATIIASIAIPCSIIATFFLIDMLGFDLNRLTFIALTLSIGIFVDDAIVVIEHISKKITTLSPLQAAFEGISEIGFSVLSISVVLLCVFIPISFMDSVPGLFFNALGISVACGVVVSFLVAVFLIPSLCARFFNPAQSKFYQKSEQFFENIEQSYQNLLAKILKNKGKFILLSFAIIAVCFFLASRLGLDFLPEEDDAEFQIQLEHKQNVSLNAMQNITQEILRTIKSDERVEYAYLLLGYNDAKESKKAKIYVKLKPLNDRDKRQPAIINEYRQKLHNENLKIKVLSLPKFEGAGVDEPVQFVLLGDDINELLKASERAKAVLASNKDISDIDDNANSKKGEVAVSINKELAKKLNVNPEYAAGVLAYSFGQLSVGSMSVGDFKDEVVLSFDEKFKQDIKALDKIEIKNNDGLVLSLASVADFVYKEDLGVINRYNKNRSVKITASNGDLSLGAVQNLLVSHADEILGQNSNLSYTFSGFIRMLGETIHGFVIVVALALVLIYLVLAALYESLILPFIIMLTMPLAFAGACFGLFITGNSFSLFVLVAIILLFGMVGKNAILLVDVANQKCHEGLKADEALIEAGKQRLRAILMTTLAMIFAMLPLALSRGSGYEGNSPMAIAVIFGLISSTILTLLVVPALFSFAYKLDVRLRRIYERKKV from the coding sequence ATGTATAAGCTAGCCATTAACCGCCCTATCACAACCTTGATGTTTTTTGTTGCTTTAATCATCTTTGGACTCATTTCAGCCTTTTCTATGCCTATAAATTTATATCCAAGAGTAAATATCCCTTTGATTAAGATCACAGCAGCTACGAGTGGGGATTTAAGTTTTATAGAAAGCAAGATCACTAAAGAGATTGAAAATGCTATCAGCGAGATTGATGGCATTAAAAATATAAGCTCGGCAAGTTATGATAATTTCAGCATTAGTGTGGTTGAATTTGAGCTTAGTAAAGATCTTGAAATCGCAGCAAATGATGTGCGTGATAAGATAGGCGCTTTAAGTCTTAGCGTAAAGCCAAAGATAGAAAAAATTTCATCAGATGCAGGAAGTATCATCAGTCTTTTTATCAGCTCAAAAAGCAAAGATAGCCTTCATTTAATGAGAAGCGTTGATGAAAAACTAAAGCCTTTTTTACAACGCATTTTAGGGGTTGGCAAGATCGAAACCATAGGCTTTTTAAAGCCTCAAATTCGCATAAAACTTGATCCAGAAAAACTCAGCAAATACCACCTCAACGCCCAAGATGTGGCACAAATCATTCAAAGCCAAAATTTCAAACAAGCCTTAGGCGAGCTAGAAAATGACAAAGAAAATTTTATCATCAAGGGCTATTTTGAAGCAACAAACCTTGAAGAATTAGGGCAAATCAGACTTATGCCCGGAGTTTTTTTAAGCGATATTGCAAAGATAGAACAAGGCTATGAGGACGCTAAGCAAGATGCTTTTTTTGAAGGGCAAAATGGAGTTTTACTTGAGATAAACAAGATCAGTGGCTATAACGCTCTTGAAGCGATTAAAAATGTCAAAGCTAAGCTAGGCGAGTTTGAAAAGCTTGCTGGGGCAGATTTAAGCGTTAAAGTGGTGTATGATAAAAGCGAAAATATCAGCAAGCACCTTATGCAAGTGATCTTTGATCTTATTTTAGGTGTTATTTTAACGATGACTATCGTGTTTTTGTTTTTGCGAAATTTAAGTGCAACTATCATCGCAAGCATTGCTATACCTTGTTCTATCATCGCGACTTTTTTTCTTATCGATATGCTCGGCTTTGATCTAAACCGCCTAACCTTCATCGCTTTAACGCTTAGCATTGGCATTTTTGTTGATGATGCTATAGTGGTGATTGAACATATCTCAAAAAAAATCACTACTTTAAGCCCATTGCAAGCTGCTTTTGAGGGCATTAGTGAGATAGGTTTTAGCGTGCTTAGCATTAGCGTGGTGCTTTTGTGCGTTTTTATCCCCATTTCTTTTATGGACTCTGTGCCGGGCTTATTTTTTAATGCTCTTGGTATAAGTGTTGCGTGTGGGGTTGTAGTAAGCTTTTTAGTAGCGGTATTTTTAATCCCTAGCCTTTGTGCTCGCTTTTTTAACCCAGCTCAAAGCAAGTTTTATCAAAAAAGCGAACAATTCTTTGAAAATATAGAGCAAAGTTATCAAAACTTACTTGCTAAAATCCTTAAAAACAAAGGTAAATTCATACTTTTAAGCTTTGCTATCATTGCTGTATGCTTTTTCTTAGCAAGCAGGCTTGGGCTTGACTTTTTGCCAGAAGAAGATGACGCAGAGTTTCAAATTCAACTTGAACACAAGCAAAATGTGAGCTTAAACGCTATGCAAAATATCACCCAAGAAATACTAAGAACAATAAAAAGCGATGAAAGGGTGGAATATGCATATCTACTTTTAGGATATAATGACGCCAAAGAGAGTAAAAAAGCTAAAATTTATGTCAAGCTCAAGCCACTTAATGATAGGGATAAAAGACAGCCAGCCATTATCAATGAATACCGCCAAAAACTACACAATGAAAACTTAAAGATCAAAGTCTTATCCTTGCCCAAATTTGAAGGGGCTGGGGTTGATGAGCCAGTGCAATTTGTCTTGCTAGGAGATGATATAAACGAGCTTTTAAAAGCAAGTGAGCGCGCAAAGGCTGTGCTAGCAAGCAACAAAGATATCAGCGATATAGATGATAATGCAAATTCTAAAAAGGGCGAAGTCGCAGTAAGCATCAACAAAGAGCTTGCTAAAAAGCTTAATGTCAATCCTGAGTATGCTGCTGGTGTACTTGCTTACTCTTTTGGGCAGCTTAGCGTAGGAAGTATGAGCGTTGGGGACTTTAAAGATGAAGTGGTGCTTTCTTTTGATGAGAAATTTAAGCAAGATATAAAGGCTCTTGATAAAATAGAGATTAAAAACAACGATGGGCTTGTTTTAAGCCTTGCAAGCGTGGCTGATTTTGTGTATAAAGAGGATTTGGGCGTGATAAATCGCTATAACAAAAACCGCAGTGTCAAGATCACAGCAAGCAATGGGGATTTGTCTTTAGGTGCTGTGCAAAACTTGCTTGTATCGCATGCTGATGAAATTCTAGGACAAAACTCAAATTTAAGCTATACCTTTTCTGGTTTTATCAGAATGCTTGGCGAAACCATTCATGGCTTTGTTATCGTTGTCGCTTTAGCTTTGGTGCTGATCTATCTTGTTTTAGCAGCTTTGTATGAAAGCTTAATCTTACCTTTTATCATCATGCTTACCATGCCTTTAGCCTTTGCTGGGGCGTGCTTTGGGCTATTTATCACGGGAAATTCTTTCTCGCTTTTCGTGCTTGTAGCTATCATCTTGCTTTTTGGTATGGTGGGTAAAAATGCTATCTTGCTTGTTGATGTGGCAAATCAAAAGTGCCATGAGGGCTTAAAAGCTGATGAAGCATTAATAGAAGCTGGAAAACAAAGGCTTAGAGCGATTTTAATGACAACGCTAGCGATGATTTTTGCTATGCTTCCACTTGCCTTAAGCAGAGGCTCAGGCTATGAGGGAAACTCGCCTATGGCTATAGCTGTGATCTTTGGACTTATTAGCTCAACTATACTCACCTTGCTTGTGGTGCCAGCTTTATTTTCCTTTGCATATAAGCTTGATGTGCGTTTAAGAAGGATTTATGAGAGAAAAAAGGTTTAA
- the lepA gene encoding translation elongation factor 4, with the protein MKNIRNFCIIAHIDHGKSTLADRIISECGAISDRQMSAQVMDTMDIEKERGITIKAQSVRLEYEFKNEKFVLNLIDTPGHVDFSYEVSRSLASCEGALLVVDASQGVEAQTIANVYIALENNLEIIPVINKIDLPSADIDKVKHEIEHIIGINCDEALCVSAKSGQGIKELIEAIITKIPAPKDDDNSPCKALIYDSWFDNYLGALALVRVYEGQIALNDEVFIMSTAKKHLVQGLLYPHPLAPIKTKQLSSGEVGIVVLGLKTLGDVQVGDTITLSKNKASEAIEGFEKAKAFVFAGLYPIETDKFEDLRDALEKLKLNDSSITYEPETSLALGFGFRVGFLGLLHMEVIKERLEREFNLDLIATAPTVTYEVYLTDGSMIQIQNPSELPMVNKIDHIKEPFVRATIITPSEFLGNLITLLNNKRGVQVKMDYITPVRVLLEYDLPLNEIVMDFYDKLKSLTKGYASFDYEPIEFRVGDLVKLDIKVAGENVDALSIIVPSQKAQSKGRELVKAMKEIVPRQLFEVAIQASIGSKIIARETIKSMGKNVTAKCYGGDITRKRKLLEKQKEGKKRMKAIGKVSLPQEAFLSVLKID; encoded by the coding sequence ATGAAAAACATAAGAAATTTTTGCATTATCGCTCATATTGATCATGGAAAAAGCACCTTAGCTGATCGCATTATCAGTGAATGTGGGGCTATAAGTGATAGGCAAATGTCAGCTCAAGTTATGGATACTATGGATATAGAAAAAGAAAGAGGCATTACCATAAAAGCTCAAAGTGTAAGGCTTGAATACGAATTTAAAAATGAAAAATTTGTGCTTAATCTCATAGATACCCCCGGACATGTGGATTTTTCTTATGAGGTTAGCCGGTCTTTAGCAAGCTGTGAAGGGGCTTTGCTTGTCGTTGATGCAAGTCAAGGTGTGGAAGCTCAAACTATAGCAAATGTCTATATAGCTTTAGAAAATAATCTTGAGATCATACCAGTGATTAACAAAATCGATCTACCTTCAGCTGATATTGATAAGGTTAAACACGAGATTGAGCATATCATCGGTATAAATTGCGATGAAGCGCTTTGCGTGAGCGCAAAAAGCGGGCAGGGTATCAAAGAGCTTATCGAAGCTATCATTACAAAAATTCCAGCCCCAAAAGATGATGATAACTCGCCTTGCAAGGCTTTGATTTATGATAGCTGGTTTGATAATTATCTTGGAGCCTTAGCCTTAGTGCGTGTGTATGAGGGACAAATTGCCTTAAATGATGAAGTATTTATCATGAGCACAGCTAAAAAGCACCTCGTGCAAGGGCTTTTATACCCTCATCCCCTAGCACCTATAAAGACGAAACAGCTTAGCTCAGGTGAGGTTGGCATAGTGGTTTTAGGGCTTAAAACCTTAGGCGATGTGCAAGTTGGCGATACTATAACCTTAAGCAAAAACAAAGCAAGCGAAGCCATTGAAGGCTTTGAAAAAGCAAAGGCTTTTGTCTTTGCAGGGCTTTATCCTATAGAAACAGATAAATTTGAAGACTTAAGAGATGCTTTAGAGAAATTAAAACTTAATGATAGTTCTATTACTTATGAGCCAGAAACTTCTTTGGCTTTGGGCTTTGGCTTTAGGGTGGGTTTTTTAGGGCTTTTGCATATGGAAGTGATTAAAGAAAGACTTGAAAGAGAATTTAATCTTGATTTAATCGCTACTGCACCAACTGTAACTTATGAAGTATATCTTACAGATGGCTCTATGATACAAATTCAAAATCCAAGCGAACTGCCTATGGTGAATAAAATCGATCATATTAAAGAGCCTTTTGTGCGCGCAACTATCATCACTCCAAGTGAATTTTTAGGCAATCTCATCACCTTACTTAACAATAAAAGAGGCGTGCAGGTTAAGATGGATTATATCACGCCGGTGCGGGTTTTGCTTGAGTATGATTTGCCTTTAAATGAGATTGTTATGGATTTTTATGATAAGCTTAAAAGTCTTACAAAGGGCTATGCGAGCTTTGATTATGAGCCTATTGAGTTTAGGGTTGGGGATTTGGTTAAGCTTGATATAAAGGTGGCTGGGGAAAATGTCGATGCTTTAAGCATTATAGTGCCAAGCCAAAAGGCACAAAGCAAGGGCAGAGAACTTGTAAAAGCCATGAAAGAAATAGTTCCAAGACAGCTTTTTGAAGTAGCTATTCAAGCAAGCATAGGTTCTAAAATCATAGCCAGAGAAACCATAAAATCCATGGGTAAAAATGTAACCGCAAAATGCTATGGGGGCGATATCACAAGAAAAAGAAAATTGCTTGAAAAGCAAAAAGAAGGCAAAAAAAGAATGAAAGCCATAGGTAAGGTAAGCTTACCTCAAGAAGCTTTTTTGAGCGTGCTGAAGATAGATTAA
- the nusA gene encoding transcription termination factor NusA, giving the protein MEKISDIIESIANEKNLKLEAVKEKVIKALINTAKKVYGEQYEFFVDPKNLQLYQKILIVADSDERLQDDNEHFIAISKAKKEAPEVEVGDELTYECPLENLGRTAVNILHKELEYHIQKLLEETIYEKYQNMIGQMVFGSVVRVDSEENTFIEIDELRAFLPRKNRIKGEKFKVGDVVKAVIRRVFADKNGIRIELSRTSPKFLEALLEAEVPEIKDGLVKVYASARIPGERAKIILQSLSASVDAIGATVGQKGVRINAVSKELHNENIDCIEYSDEVAILIMRALAPAIISSVNLEEPKNEDEPKIALVSLNSEQKSKAIGKSGINIRLASMLTGYEIKLVELGTASSANSEEAMKNLENLFKNV; this is encoded by the coding sequence ATGGAAAAAATCAGCGATATTATAGAATCTATTGCAAATGAAAAAAATTTAAAACTTGAAGCAGTCAAAGAAAAAGTCATCAAAGCCTTAATCAACACCGCAAAAAAAGTCTATGGCGAGCAGTATGAGTTTTTTGTCGATCCTAAAAATTTACAACTTTATCAAAAAATTCTCATCGTTGCTGATAGTGATGAAAGATTGCAAGATGATAACGAGCATTTTATCGCTATTTCAAAAGCAAAAAAAGAAGCCCCAGAAGTCGAAGTGGGCGATGAGCTTACTTATGAATGCCCTTTAGAAAATTTAGGTAGAACAGCTGTTAATATCTTGCATAAAGAGCTAGAATACCACATACAAAAGCTTTTAGAAGAAACCATTTATGAAAAATACCAAAATATGATAGGGCAAATGGTTTTTGGAAGCGTAGTGCGAGTAGATAGCGAGGAAAACACTTTTATAGAAATAGACGAGCTTAGAGCCTTTTTACCAAGAAAAAACCGCATAAAGGGTGAAAAATTTAAAGTCGGCGATGTAGTCAAAGCAGTCATTCGCAGAGTTTTTGCGGATAAAAACGGAATTCGTATCGAGCTTTCAAGAACAAGTCCGAAATTCCTTGAAGCCTTACTTGAAGCTGAAGTGCCAGAGATCAAAGATGGCTTGGTTAAAGTATATGCAAGCGCGAGAATTCCGGGCGAAAGAGCAAAAATCATCTTGCAAAGCTTGAGCGCAAGTGTTGATGCTATCGGCGCAACCGTAGGACAAAAAGGTGTAAGGATCAATGCAGTAAGTAAAGAACTTCACAATGAAAATATCGATTGTATCGAATACAGCGATGAAGTAGCCATACTTATCATGCGTGCCTTAGCTCCAGCGATCATCAGTTCAGTAAATTTAGAAGAACCTAAAAACGAAGATGAGCCTAAAATCGCTCTTGTTTCACTCAATAGCGAGCAAAAAAGCAAAGCTATAGGCAAAAGTGGCATTAATATACGTCTTGCTTCTATGCTTACAGGCTATGAAATCAAGCTTGTTGAACTTGGCACAGCAAGCAGTGCAAATAGCGAAGAGGCGATGAAAAATCTTGAAAATCTCTTTAAAAATGTCTAA